DNA from Candidatus Stoquefichus sp. SB1:
TGATTTATAAAGACTATCAATGTACGATGGATATTTATAAATAATGTAGGTCATCAGCAGACCTGCCAGAAAAGAAAAAATCATATCCTGCATGGTATCATGAACACCTGTTGTATAATGACGAGAAGCATCATAATTAAACAATAGTAAACCAGAATATTCAAAAACTTCCCATAAAAAAGCAATGGCTGTTTCTACACAATTTAACATTACATATAAAAGTTTTGGAAGTTGAGTCAATGGTTTTAAAAGAATGTAAGCAATAATGACAAAAATACATCCTGATAGAAAATGCATGATTTTATCATAGTAGGGTAGATTATAAAAACCACAGGTTGAACCAAGAACTTGAGTCAAATAAATATATAAAATATATTCATTGCGATATAGTGTTTCTTTGATAAAATAAAGTGGAACTAAAAGGATAATGGAAACCAATAGGTTATACTGAAAATGAAACCAAAGAGTGAAAAGTAAAGTTGTTATATAGATTGTTAATAAAATTTTATATAGTTTTTTCATATTTATATTATAGAAAATAATAAGATAAATATTCATAAAGGAGTTGAAAAAAATGCTATCGATGGTTGAATATGTTCATCAGCGAATTTTAACTTATCCATCAAATTTGATAGGTGTTGATTTTACGATGGGAAATGGACATGATACTGCATTTTTACAAGAACATTGTCGAGAAGTTTATGCTTTTGATATCCAACAAGTTGCCATTGACAATACAAAGAAAAGATTAAAATTTGTAAAGCCTGTTCATCTTATATGTGATGGACATGAACATATGTCTTTATATTTGTCGTCTTTTGATATTGGTATTTTTAATTTGGGATATTTACCTTTAGGTGATCATCAAGTGACAACGTCATTAGAGACAACAATACCAGCTATTAAGGAAGCAATTGAAAAAGTTCAGTATGTTTTATTTATTGTTGTTTATCCAGGACATGATGAAGGGAAAAAAGAAAGTTTATTCATTGATGAATATGTTCAGCATTTAGATGCTCATCAGTATCATGTATCATCGTATCGCATGCTTAATAAAAATTGTGCTCCATATGTGATTGAGATTGAGAAGAAAAAATAATTTTCATTTGAATAAAGAGAGCAAGGTTGTTGCAAAATAATCTTGAAAGAGGTGAAAATGTGAGTTCTCATTCAAAACGTTTGTTAGTACCTCAAGCTAAAGATGGTATTGATGAAATGAAGTATGAAATAGCTAATGGAGTCGATCATCAGGGAAGATGTTTAGCAGATGTTGCTGGTTCTATTGGTGGCGAAATAACAAAGCAATTAGTAACATTAGGTGAAATGCAATTGAAAAATCAAAGACCAAAAAAATAAAACAGGGAGAATCCCTGTTTTAGCATAATGTATATTTAAAATCTTCTTTTTCTACAGAGTAGATTAAATCTTCAGGTGCATCTTTACAGAAGTGGAAAAGTTGACCATCTTCAATTTTTCCATTCCAAGTTGCAACAACAATAATATCTTCACTGAGTTCTTTTAAGAAAGCAAGCAAATCAATTTGACTGTTTTTAGCATAAAGAATTTTTTTATTATCAAGCAATAAAACTTTTTGATGATATGTTGATAGGAAATTTTTCATTTCATGCATGAGTTGTTCGCTTGGGGTATTGATAAATATTTTATCAAGATCAACAATTGGAATTCCTGTTTCTTCACTATAATGACGTATCATTTTTGATTTACCGCTACCAGGCTGTCCAATAATCAGTAGCAACTTATGTTTAGCATCACTTAACTCCTCTATTCTTTGACTTATGTTCATTATTATAATCTCCTTTATGTGTATTTATGTATATATTATATCATCAATTGTAAGCGTTTTCTATCCCTATTCATATAAAATTTTTTAAAATAAAAATGTAGCATGAAAGCTACATTAATCTTGTCCTTGAATACAGAGTATCAATTGCCCTAACAATGTATATTCTTGTAGAATATCAACTTTGATAATATCTGGAATATAATGTTTTGGAAGATAACGTCCTAATTCTTTTTTGAGTTCTTCAACATCAGGAATAAGAACACAACATAAGACGATAACTTGAGGACTAATAATACTAATAATAGAAAGTATTGTCATGGTCACCAATTCTAAAGCACCTTCAGGTGTTCGGGCAAGTGCGAGACGATCATCTGAAAGGGACATAGGAAGAT
Protein-coding regions in this window:
- a CDS encoding tRNA (mnm(5)s(2)U34)-methyltransferase; amino-acid sequence: MLSMVEYVHQRILTYPSNLIGVDFTMGNGHDTAFLQEHCREVYAFDIQQVAIDNTKKRLKFVKPVHLICDGHEHMSLYLSSFDIGIFNLGYLPLGDHQVTTSLETTIPAIKEAIEKVQYVLFIVVYPGHDEGKKESLFIDEYVQHLDAHQYHVSSYRMLNKNCAPYVIEIEKKK
- a CDS encoding alpha/beta-type small acid-soluble spore protein, whose translation is MSSHSKRLLVPQAKDGIDEMKYEIANGVDHQGRCLADVAGSIGGEITKQLVTLGEMQLKNQRPKK
- the brxF gene encoding BREX-3 system P-loop-containing protein BrxF is translated as MNISQRIEELSDAKHKLLLIIGQPGSGKSKMIRHYSEETGIPIVDLDKIFINTPSEQLMHEMKNFLSTYHQKVLLLDNKKILYAKNSQIDLLAFLKELSEDIIVVATWNGKIEDGQLFHFCKDAPEDLIYSVEKEDFKYTLC
- a CDS encoding DUF2238 domain-containing protein, with the translated sequence MKKLYKILLTIYITTLLFTLWFHFQYNLLVSIILLVPLYFIKETLYRNEYILYIYLTQVLGSTCGFYNLPYYDKIMHFLSGCIFVIIAYILLKPLTQLPKLLYVMLNCVETAIAFLWEVFEYSGLLLFNYDASRHYTTGVHDTMQDMIFSFLAGLLMTYIIYKYPSYIDSLYKSQPDNLAEVSQQEHI